A stretch of DNA from Hippopotamus amphibius kiboko isolate mHipAmp2 chromosome 5, mHipAmp2.hap2, whole genome shotgun sequence:
aaaaggaagggagccGGCGGGTGCTgcgtgtgtctgtgcgtgtgcaAGTGTGAGTGAGTGTGAGTGCCGGGCCCTACCTCTGCTGGTGCCCCGGCGGAGGGGCCTGCTGGCCTGGGGAGGGCGGGCGGGCTGcttggaggcagaggcagaggcggcggcggggagagccgaggaggaggaggaggagaggaaagagcgGAGCAGCCATTGTTGAGGGAAACCTTGCAAACAAAGAAGGCTTCGGACTCCccgcggccccccgccccccaggccggCCCCCTGGCCCCCGGTCCCCGGCCCACTGGCCATTGTAACTTTCCCCCGGGGCTGTGGCCGCCGCGGGGCGGGCCGAGGCCGTGCGTGCGAGTCTTTGTGCAGCCCGCGGAGTGGAGCTCCCCGCCAGGCCTGCCTGTCCCACTCGGGACATGAGAGGCTGAAGTTGGCCCCCCCTCAGTCCTCACCCCTGCCAGGGCCCCTCTGGGCTCCCAGCCGCTCCCCGCACCTCTCCTGGCCCCCTCAGTTCTCCCAGGTAAGTCAGTCTGGGCACCCTGCAAGCCTGTTCGGGGTGGGTGGAAGGTCCTCGGTCTGGCCCAGGCCTGGTATGCTGGCTGGGAGAGAGGTGCCCCAGCTCATAGATCCAGGGCTCTTGGGCCTGCTGACCTATGGTCAGCCCCAAAGGGAGGGGGCCTGCCCTGGGGTCAGGTCGGTTACCATGGAAATGCCCAGCTGGAGGTGTCCCCCTAGGCCACAGGATGCAGCTTCCGTTCTGAGAAAACTTTACTGGTTTgggctcttcctctctcctcccccttcctaAGGGCTCCTAGGTTGCTAGAGGTGGGAGCGGGGGCTCTGCCTGACTCCAGGACTGGATGACACGtccatcccctcacccccaccccccgcgttGCTCCCTCTACCCCCACTGCTGGGGACAGGCAGCAACGGACAGATGGTCTGGGTGAtgttccctccccttctctcctcactCCTAAGCCCTTGTGCTGGGGCTGCTGGCAGTTGCTGTGGCTCTGGAGAGAGGCTGAGTTTGTGTCCATTCACTGGACGTGTAAATAGAGGCCCCGGAGCTTTGGGCTTTAGCTCCTCAGAACTGTTACCTAGCCCCAGGCAATGCCTTTCATTTCTCTAGAGAGGAACTGAAGTTCTGAAACTTTTCTTTCAGAGTTAGAGAGGAACCCTGGTGTGTTGGCTCCCTTCTCTTCAGGATCTTGAGCTGACACATTTTGTCAAGTGGCCCTGAAACTGAGGGGCAGGGGCAGTACTGCTTTTGGGGAAAGGAGGGCCTAGGTAGGGGGTGAGGGCCAGGTCTAGTAATCTAGTCATTGGGTGCATTGCTCAGGCCTGGCTTCTGGTGGGCATTGTGAGCTTAGGCTTCCTACATGGCCTTAATTAGTCCACCTGTCTGTGAAGTGGGGGGACTTGGGGTTGGGTGGGACTATCTCTTTCCTGAGGACACAAGCTCCTCATTCAGTCCCGACTGGCATGTGGAGGCTGTGTGTTTCGTGCTGGGAGCATGTGGATATGACCTGTGAGAGCTCATGTGTGGGGTGAGGGCCTGTTGCAGGCACCCTGATCCTGCCTGGCGCTGCTGGGTTCCAGCCCTTGGTAGGCATGTTGGGGCGAGCTGAGGGTGGAAGCCTGCTAGGCAGGATGAAGCACACGTGTGTGCAGGTACACACAGACTCCGCGTCCTGGCATCTTTGGGGACCATGTAGGGTAGGCTCCTCTGGGACCCTCCTTTGGCCCATATTGTGAGGAGGGGACCCAGGGGAGAGAATTAAATGGTACATGTTGGCACAGGGTCTTCCTTTGTCTCTTCCCCCCAAAGAACAAAATAGATGTTGTATCTGAATTGGAGAGGGGGCTCAGATACAGCCAATACAGCTATCCTTCCAAATGCAGTCAGGTTTGGGGGACATGAGGAAGCAGCTGTGACTAGGACTTTGCTTCAGTTTCTcctcctggtggggagggggaaaatgGCATTGCAAGGGTACCTGGCTCATACTCAACTATGAATGTAACACTTCTTCCAGTCACATAATAGTAGAGCAGGAACTGTGTGATGCTGGGTGAGGTGGAGAGGGGACATACGAGCACATGCACAGATACACACAAGCAGAAATCCTGTCTAGTTACCACTTGCCTCCTAGACTGAGCTGCTGACACCTAGGCTCCTTCCCTGGgacttattattttctgttcGTAAGTAGAATGGGATCCATTGGAGGCCTGTCTACCTCCATCCTCCACTGCAAGTCTAAGGAGAGAAAAGGGGTTGAGGCTTTGGGTTTCTGGTTTGGAGACAATACTAGACCCGTGgtgggtgtggaggagggggctgggctgaTAAGGGAGTGGCCGTTGGTGGGAGAGGCAGAAGGCCCAACTGGTTATCTGGTGGGCGGCACCCAGCAGGCCCCCCCCCTTATCTTTCTatcccctgccctcctgggaccCTGGGGGTGGAGAAGGAGCAGGGAGTTGGCAAaatcccccttctccctcccccagcttaGTCTCCAGAGGGCAATAGAGGGGTAGAAGTACTATAGAGTATGGGAATCAGAAGACTAGGCTCAAGTCCTGTCTCCGCCAGTTAGTAGCTCTACTCCCTGGGCAAGTCCCTTTGAGctttcagttgcttcatttataGAATGAGAATGTTGCAGTCCACCCTGCTACCTCACAAGGTTGTGGTaatgattaaacaaaataatgtagATGAAAAGAGAGTTTAGAAACATCTTAGATCCTAatgtttagatatttatttatcctGCGGTATTGACATTTCTTCCAAGTTTCAGTTCTGTCATCCGGGGCTCAGCCACACGAAGAGATGGGGTCTTGGGTATTAGGGTGGAGAACTTCTAGTTTCTTAATAAAACAAGATTGGTGCCAGATTTAGCAGCTGGGATAGGTGCTGCCAAGGGTAGTCTCCCTCCCCTGGTGCACTTGAGGGCTCCAGAAGACCCATCTCTGTGTATACAGTCGAGCAGACTTCCAGGAGCACTCCCAAGAGGGACTTGGGagatcccttctttctttcccttctaggTTGTTCCTCAAAGTCATTCAAGCTGTACTCGCCGAAGGAGCCTCCGAACGGCAACGCCTTCCCCCCCTTCCATCCCGGCACCATGCTAGATCGGGATGTGGGGTGAGTTTCTTGTCCACTTCCTGTCACTTCCCCAGATGGCATCCTGCCtgaagaggggagggagtgacccccccccccaataattcCTATCTTCCACCCACATTCTCATAACCTCTTCCCTTACACAGTCCAACTCCCATGTACCCGCCTACATACCTGGAGCCTGGGATTGGGTAAGTGGAgtccagtggggaggttggtgcTTTCCATTATAGGGGTGAAGGCAGAGGTGGTGGGGAAAGGCTCTGCTCCTACTGACTTCCCTTCTTCACTTGCCCCAGGAGGCACACACCATATGGCAACCAAACTGATTACAGAATATTCGAGCTTAACAAACGGCTTCAAAACTGGACAGAGGTATAGCCAGGGGAAAGAAGCTGGGAGGGAGAGGGCCATCTGGGCACCCCCATGGCATGTCTTctgacacacacacccctctctctgcttcttagGAGTGTGACAATCTCTGGTGGGATGCTTTCACAACTGAGTTCTTTGAGGATGATGCCATGTTAACCATCACTTTCTGCCTGGAGGATGGACCAAAGAGATACAGTGAGTGGCCTCTGGGGGTCCTGCCAGTTCTGCTGTAGGAGTGTACACCTCCTGTATCCTTCTAAGATCTGGGAGTGGGTAATTGTCCCAGGGGATCTGTCTTGGCAGGGGTGGTATCTGCCTGACCACTTCTGAGATCCTTCTGTTCTGAAGAGTTTGTCCCATGTCTACAGCCATTGGCCGGACCCTGATCCCACGCTACTTCCGCAGCATCTTTGAGGGGGGTGCTACGGAGCTCTACTATGTGCTTAAGCACCCCAAGGAGGCATTCCACAGCAACTTTGTTTCCCTCGACTGTGACCAGGGCAGCATGGTGACCCAGCATGGCAAACCTATGTTCACCCAGGTCAGCACCCAGCTGGAGGTGGATCCCTGAAGTACCTGGGTTTGATTCCCCTTCTCGCTCCCCAAAATATACTTGTTTGTTACCCAGGGAGGCATGATGGGAAGTGGAAAGATACACAGGGAGGGCAGGTATGTTGCACTTTTCAGCAGGCGTGTATTGAGTTTGTCAGTTTTCTGGGGTGCAGGGGGACACCAGTGAATAAGagcctgtcctcatggagtttatggCCGATGAGTATATCACTAGCTACGTGAAGAGAGGATAAGAATCTATTAAGCATttctactctgtgtgtgtgtgtgtgtgtgtgtgtgtgtgtgtgtaagggctGGTGTGGCGAGTGTATGAGGAGATGGTCCATGTCAGTTATACACTCAGATTTATGTTCAGGTGGCAGGAATGTATGCAGTGGGAGAGTCATGAGGAAACGGGAACAGGTATACTTTTGGGTATGTGGGGAGCTGAGCAGACTTGTGACAAGCTTCTTTCCAGGTGTGTGTGGAGGGCCGGTTGTACCTGGAGTTCATGTTTGACGACATGATGAGGATAAAAACGTGGCACTTCAGCATCCGGCAGCACCGAGAGCTCATCCCCCGCAGCATCCTTGCCATGCATGTGAGTTGTGGGCAGGACCTAAGACACAAGGGTGGGAGCAGGCAACGGGAAGGGTGGAACAAGGTCTGCCATTCCTGCCAGAGGCTCTAGACAGAGAGTGGAAGTTTATCCAGCTGAAAAATGGGTTTTTATATAGTAGCGCCTCTTCCCTCTCAGGGGTATTACAAGGCTCGGATGATAGGGCAGGTGAGCAGATGTAACCCAGGTGCTAGTATTCTCATCTTTCTTCTCCACTAGGCCCAGGACCCCCAAATGTTGGATCAGCTCTCCAAAAACATCACCCGGTGTGGGCTGTCCAATTCCACTCTCAACTACCTCCGAGTGAGTCTCTGATCACCCAATTTCTGCCCCATCCCATTTGGTCTCTGCTCCATGtctgtcccctcaaaattcactaACGGGTCTCCCCCCAGCTCTGTGTGATACTCGAGCCCATGCAGGAGCTCATGTCCCGCCACAAGACCTACAGCCTCAGCCCCCGTGACTGCCTCAAGACCTGCCTCTTCCAGAAGTGGCAGCGAATGGTAGCACCCCCTGGTGAGTGCCTTGCACCTGCTCTTACCAGGATCTGATGCTGCTCCCCAAGGCTGTATCTCCGTCTCCTCACGgagccctttcctctctcctgggTCTGCAAGATTGGGATCAGGGTAGGCTCAGGCTCCTTAGCAACCAGAATGGGGAACAAGGGGCCCAGGGCCCTACCCTACCTGAGTCTCCTTTCCCTGGCACAGCGGAGCCTGCACGGCAGCAGCCCAGCAAACGGCGGAAACGGAAGATGTCAGGGGGCAGCACCATGAGCTCGGGCGGTGGCAAcaccaacaacagcaacagcaagaAGAAAAGCCCAGCCAGCACCTTCGCCCTCTCCAGCCAGGTACCTGTAAGCATCTcggctttcttctctcttctgggCTGCCCCACTGCTGGCCCCTGACCCTTGACCCTGTCCCATCCTGAGCTCACTAGCAGACGCAGAAGCAAAGACGGTTTTCCCCAGGTTACTTTGCCAGCGTGGGCTGACTCCTGTCGCTGATGAGTGTGCTTGTCAGTCACATGCCTGACTGTGATCACACAGACTCAGGTGCAGCAGCGTACGACATAAAGGGACGGACACAGCCATGGGAACGTATGGACGTAAAGGACAGACAGCTTAGGGGCACACAGACCATCAGAGACACACACTCTGTCCACTCTGACAGAGGGACACACAGACCTGAATGTGTGCAAATCTAGAATACCTACACATGCACACGCGCGTAGTTCCCCCACTGTTGTTTTTGATCTGCTCCCTCTCTCTTACATGTGGACAGAAGTTTAGGAACCCCCTAAAATTTTGGAGAGGTGACTAGGGAGCTAGAGGAGTAGATTGACTTCTCTCAGAATCCAGTGGATATGGGTTTAAGGCTCTGATGCTTTACAGTCCTTCAGTGGGAAGTACTCCAGGGGCCGAGGGTGTCAGAGGAGTTGGGGTTTAAATTGGGATctgagcgggggtggggggttgagTTTCCTGGGTGGGTACTGGGGCTCTGGGGGTATCTGCTGCCCTGGGCTGGGCGAGCCCCTGCCCCGATTATGTTTGGGGACCTCCGCCACTCTCAGgatgtgatggtggtgggggAGCCCACCCTGATGGGCGGGGAGTTCGGGGACGAGGACGAGAGGCTCATCACCCGGCTGGAGAACACCCAGTTTGACGCGGCCAACGGCATTGACGACGAGGACAGCTTTAACAACTCCCCTGCCCTGGGCGCCAACAGCCCCTGGAACAGCAAGCCTCCATCCAGCCAAGAAAGCAAATCGGAGAACCCCACGTCACAGGCCTCCCAGTAAAGGCCTCACCACGGCCACCTAGTGCTCTGCCTGCCCGCCCAACCCTTCGAAGCCCCAGGGAGCAGAAGACAGAATGAAGAGACTGAGCATCTAAAATGGGCAGCCTCATCCACCCACTTCAGGGAGGAACTGGACTCACTGGGGGCAGGTGCCGAGATGTGCCCCCCagtggccctgggctggggctgcagagccTTTTGGGGGAAGGGGTTACTCATGTGGATGCCTGTGTGGACCCTGGGCCTCTGAGAAATGTCCTGACCACCCCCAGGGCATTTGCCTCCATCCTTACCCCAGGTTCTGGGTTCCCCCATCCTCCTGACTCCACCCCTTGAAGCCTGGGGTTGTCTATACCCACAGCCCTTAGGGACTTAAAATTATGGGGGTTGGTTgaatgcccctcccccaagccctccCCTTAGGTGGCTGGTAGTAGAGGGGTGAAGCTCTGGCTCCTCCCTTCTGCCACCTATGCCAGctccaagttttttaaaaaataatattattaaaaatgtaagtttaaaaaaaaaagtcactcatGTCCCCCCTCTTCCCCTTATTAAAGGTCCAGCTACCTCCCTACGCCTGGCAGATGGGGAGCTTAGGGCCCATGTGGAGGTAGGGGGGTATGCGTTACCATTTTATACAGTTTGAGAGCTTCAGACCAAGGAGACACTTTGccatctctcttcccttttcctctggGGTGACTGGAGCTGGGGAAGGCTTGCCGTGGGGAAGGGGGCCGTTGATGGCCTCACTTTGTGACAACCCCCTGCTGTTGTCTCTGTCTCCCCATCGTCTAGGACTCTGGCCTGCCCTCCTAGTGCTTGTGACTCCTTCTGTCccagcccccaaccccctccctccacGGTGTGTATATTCTTTACAGGTCCTCCACTAGAGCAGCTGTcttggatggggggagggggaggcgctCTCCCTTAGGGAgtgtggagggaagggagcagccTTGTTTGtcactgtgttttttgttttgtctcagTTGGGCAGgcgtggggtggaggaggggttcACCCACTCTCCAATActctctctccccaacccctcAAACCGCATATCCAGTCCTCCCCTGCCCTTCAAGGAGGGGTAGAAGCCACTGAGGGTGTCCCAGCTCTAAGCCCGCCAGGGAGCAATAGGCTTTTGTCCTCCAGCTGAAGTAAAGGCTCTTCATCTCCCAatatctcctctctctccttcttcataGAAGGACAGGGGAGGCAGCCAGGATCCTCAGCTCTATTTCACAATTGGACATGTGGAGGCTCCAGGCCCAGGGTGAGGCCAAGAGCAGGGTCCCATGAGTCTGGGCCCAGCTCTGTGGCTTCGCTGCCTTCTCCTGTGGCCAGTTCCAGAAGTGTTAGCACCACCTCTCTCCCCACTCTTCCTTCTGGATTCTGGAGTCCCCCACATCCTGTTTCCTCCACTCCAGCTGCCACTATTGGAAGGATATTGTGTCAGGAGCTGAGGGAAGGGGTAGGGAAGATGGATGTCCCACCCCACtgtcatgccttttttttttttttttttttttttttttttttttttttttgggccattTGAGTCATGTATGGTACCGATCAATAAAGAGACTTTTTGGTTTGAGAGTGTCTTGGTTGGTCATTGATGCCTGTAATGACTCAGTCCGAGGCAGTCT
This window harbors:
- the LDB1 gene encoding LIM domain-binding protein 1 isoform X7, which codes for MSVGCACPGCSSKSFKLYSPKEPPNGNAFPPFHPGTMLDRDVGPTPMYPPTYLEPGIGRHTPYGNQTDYRIFELNKRLQNWTEECDNLWWDAFTTEFFEDDAMLTITFCLEDGPKRYTIGRTLIPRYFRSIFEGGATELYYVLKHPKEAFHSNFVSLDCDQGSMVTQHGKPMFTQVCVEGRLYLEFMFDDMMRIKTWHFSIRQHRELIPRSILAMHAQDPQMLDQLSKNITRCGLSNSTLNYLRLCVILEPMQELMSRHKTYSLSPRDCLKTCLFQKWQRMVAPPAEPARQQPSKRRKRKMSGGSTMSSGGGNTNNSNSKKKSPASTFALSSQVPDSGLPS
- the LDB1 gene encoding LIM domain-binding protein 1 isoform X5, giving the protein MSVGCACPGCSSKSFKLYSPKEPPNGNAFPPFHPGTMLDRDVGPTPMYPPTYLEPGIGRHTPYGNQTDYRIFELNKRLQNWTEECDNLWWDAFTTEFFEDDAMLTITFCLEDGPKRYTIGRTLIPRYFRSIFEGGATELYYVLKHPKEAFHSNFVSLDCDQGSMVTQHGKPMFTQVCVEGRLYLEFMFDDMMRIKTWHFSIRQHRELIPRSILAMHAQDPQMLDQLSKNITRCGLSNSTLNYLRLCVILEPMQELMSRHKTYSLSPRDCLKTCLFQKWQRMVAPPAEPARQQPSKRRKRKMSGGSTMSSGGGNTNNSNSKKKSPASTFALSSQVPDVMVVGEPTLMGGEFGDEDERLITRLENTQFDAANGIDDEDSFNNSPALGANSPWNSKPPSSQESKSENPTSQASQ
- the LDB1 gene encoding LIM domain-binding protein 1 isoform X4, with product MSVGCACPGCSSKSFKLYSPKEPPNGNAFPPFHPGTMLDRDVGPTPMYPPTYLEPGIGRHTPYGNQTDYRIFELNKRLQNWTEECDNLWWDAFTTEFFEDDAMLTITFCLEDGPKRYTIGRTLIPRYFRSIFEGGATELYYVLKHPKEAFHSNFVSLDCDQGSMVTQHGKPMFTQVCVEGRLYLEFMFDDMMRIKTWHFSIRQHRELIPRSILAMHAQDPQMLDQLSKNITRCGLSNSTLNYLRLCVILEPMQELMSRHKTYSLSPRDCLKTCLFQKWQRMVAPPAEPARQQPSKRRKRKMSGGSTMSSGGGNTNNSNSKKKSPASTFALSSQKDRGGSQDPQLYFTIGHVEAPGPG
- the LDB1 gene encoding LIM domain-binding protein 1 isoform X6 codes for the protein MSVGCACPGCSSKSFKLYSPKEPPNGNAFPPFHPGTMLDRDVGPTPMYPPTYLEPGIGRHTPYGNQTDYRIFELNKRLQNWTEECDNLWWDAFTTEFFEDDAMLTITFCLEDGPKRYTIGRTLIPRYFRSIFEGGATELYYVLKHPKEAFHSNFVSLDCDQGSMVTQHGKPMFTQVCVEGRLYLEFMFDDMMRIKTWHFSIRQHRELIPRSILAMHAQDPQMLDQLSKNITRCGLSNSTLNYLRLCVILEPMQELMSRHKTYSLSPRDCLKTCLFQKWQRMVAPPAEPARQQPSKRRKRKMSGGSTMSSGGGNTNNSNSKKKSPASTFALSSQDVMVVGEPTLMGGEFGDEDERLITRLENTQFDAANGIDDEDSFNNSPALGANSPWNSKPPSSQESKSENPTSQASQ
- the LDB1 gene encoding LIM domain-binding protein 1 isoform X3, with the translated sequence MLDRDVGPTPMYPPTYLEPGIGRHTPYGNQTDYRIFELNKRLQNWTEECDNLWWDAFTTEFFEDDAMLTITFCLEDGPKRYTIGRTLIPRYFRSIFEGGATELYYVLKHPKEAFHSNFVSLDCDQGSMVTQHGKPMFTQVCVEGRLYLEFMFDDMMRIKTWHFSIRQHRELIPRSILAMHAQDPQMLDQLSKNITRCGLSNSTLNYLRLCVILEPMQELMSRHKTYSLSPRDCLKTCLFQKWQRMVAPPAEPARQQPSKRRKRKMSGGSTMSSGGGNTNNSNSKKKSPASTFALSSQVPDVMVVGEPTLMGGEFGDEDERLITRLENTQFDAANGIDDEDSFNNSPALGANSPWNSKPPSSQESKSENPTSQASQ
- the LDB1 gene encoding LIM domain-binding protein 1 isoform X1; amino-acid sequence: MSVGCACPGCSSKSFKLYSPKEPPNGNAFPPFHPGTMLDRDVGPTPMYPPTYLEPGIGRHTPYGNQTDYRIFELNKRLQNWTEECDNLWWDAFTTEFFEDDAMLTITFCLEDGPKRYTIGRTLIPRYFRSIFEGGATELYYVLKHPKEAFHSNFVSLDCDQGSMVTQHGKPMFTQVCVEGRLYLEFMFDDMMRIKTWHFSIRQHRELIPRSILAMHAQDPQMLDQLSKNITRCGLSNSTLNYLRLCVILEPMQELMSRHKTYSLSPRDCLKTCLFQKWQRMVAPPAEPARQQPSKRRKRKMSGGSTMSSGGGNTNNSNSKKKSPASTFALSSQVPVQLPPYAWQMGSLGPMWRTLACPPSACDSFCPSPQPPPSTKDRGGSQDPQLYFTIGHVEAPGPG
- the LDB1 gene encoding LIM domain-binding protein 1 isoform X2, with product MSVGCACPGCSSKSFKLYSPKEPPNGNAFPPFHPGTMLDRDVGPTPMYPPTYLEPGIGRHTPYGNQTDYRIFELNKRLQNWTEECDNLWWDAFTTEFFEDDAMLTITFCLEDGPKRYTIGRTLIPRYFRSIFEGGATELYYVLKHPKEAFHSNFVSLDCDQGSMVTQHGKPMFTQVCVEGRLYLEFMFDDMMRIKTWHFSIRQHRELIPRSILAMHAQDPQMLDQLSKNITRCGLSNSTLNYLRLCVILEPMQELMSRHKTYSLSPRDCLKTCLFQKWQRMVAPPAEPARQQPSKRRKRKMSGGSTMSSGGGNTNNSNSKKKSPASTFALSSQVQLPPYAWQMGSLGPMWRTLACPPSACDSFCPSPQPPPSTVCIFFTGPPLEQLSWMGGGGGALP
- the LDB1 gene encoding LIM domain-binding protein 1 isoform X8 encodes the protein MSVGCACPGCSSKSFKLYSPKEPPNGNAFPPFHPGTMLDRDVGPTPMYPPTYLEPGIGRHTPYGNQTDYRIFELNKRLQNWTEECDNLWWDAFTTEFFEDDAMLTITFCLEDGPKRYTIGRTLIPRYFRSIFEGGATELYYVLKHPKEAFHSNFVSLDCDQGSMVTQHGKPMFTQVCVEGRLYLEFMFDDMMRIKTWHFSIRQHRELIPRSILAMHAQDPQMLDQLSKNITRCGLSNSTLNYLRLCVILEPMQELMSRHKTYSLSPRDCLKTCLFQKWQRMVAPPAEPARQQPSKRRKRKMSGGSTMSSGGGNTNNSNSKKKSPASTFALSSQDSGLPS